A window from Citrus sinensis cultivar Valencia sweet orange chromosome 3, DVS_A1.0, whole genome shotgun sequence encodes these proteins:
- the LOC102620366 gene encoding F-box protein At2g27310-like isoform X3 has translation MQEFLDELDGPVFVGEAEKLEMRSMATSVASVESTASLSTDLFYDILRRLDGPTLATAACTCAAFCSISREERLWENVCSSMWPSTNREDVKSLIASIGGFRKFYADCFPLIVNKEVSEYHWNKYLEYPEEWTEAEYYGDMDEFETISPSDFVSIVDIRYKDKAICSKVLWGIPNANGFNGWFYNCPFRIDILTTYAARDDDGEGEVTLSVSDGLPPIFSMEKERKDGKLWKELRDGLRLSWIVVNKKMKQAANLASWSPLGGQRHWPTDKDFVIRFGSVLPAKDILPCQVVECILSMKFRVVHTEEEGVQTTLKLTELSMQLEDMEGAHVNGRNSLLILKEALSCHRSKNYSEVLESCHLYSKVQSELKEEKMRSESRRNQGNAKASAARTN, from the exons ATGCAGGAATTCTTGGACGAATTAGATGGCCCTGTATTTGTTGGGGAGGCAGAGAAGTTGGAAATG AGGTCTATGGCTACATCAGTTGCATCAGTTGAGAGTACAGCATCATTGAGCACCGATCTCTTTTATGACATATTGAGGCGTCTCGATGGCCCAACTTTGGCTACTGCAGCATGTACTTGTGCTGCATTTTGTTCCATATCAAGAGAAGAGAGATTGTGGGAAAATGTATGTTCTTCTATGTGGCCTTCAACCAATAGGGAGGATGTCAAAAGTTTGATAGCTTCAATTGGTGGATTTAGAAAGTTCTATGCAGATTGTTTTCCTCTAATAGTTAACAAGGAAGTCAGCGAGTATCACTGGAATAAATATCTTGAGTACCCAGAAGAATGGACTGAAGCTGAATACTATGGTGATATGGAtgaatttgaaactatttcaCCATCAGATTTTGTTTCTATTGTAGATATCAGATATAAAGATAAAGCCATATGTTCAAAGGTTCTATGGGGCATCCCAAATGCTAATGGATTTAATGGTTGGTTTTATAACTGCCCATTTAGAATTGATATTCTGACCACCTATGCAGCTAGAGATGATGATGGTGAAGGTGAAGTAACCCTTTCGGTTTCTGATGGTCTTCCTCCAATTTTCTCCatggaaaaagagagaaaagatgGAAAGCTGTGGAAAGAGCTTCGTGATGGACTACGGCTCAGTTGGATTGTTgtaaacaaaaagatgaaGCAAGCTGCTAATCTAGCTAGCTGGAGCCCTCTTGGGGGCCAACGACATTGGCCAACAGACAAGGATTTTGTGATACGCTTTGGATCTGTTCTTCCTGCCAAAGATATTCTTCCATGTCAAGTGGTAGAATGCATACTAAGTATGAAGTTCAGAGTTGTTCATACTGAGGAGGAGGGTGTACAGACAACTCTCAAGTTGACTGAGCTGAGCATGCAGTTGGAAGACATGGAAGGTGCTCATGTTAATGGAAGAAACAGTTTGCTCATTCTCAAGGAGGCCTTGAGCTGCCATCGGAGCAAAAACTATAGTGAAGTTCTTGAGTCATGTCATTTATACTCAAAAGTTCAAAGCGAGTTAAAAGAGGAGAAGATGAGAAGTGAAAGCAG GCGAAACCAAGGCAATGCCAAAGCTAGTGCGGCCAGAACCAATTAG
- the LOC102620366 gene encoding F-box protein At2g27310-like isoform X4: MQEFLDELDGPVFVGEAEKLEMRSMATSVASVESTASLSTDLFYDILRRLDGPTLATAACTCAAFCSISREERLWENVCSSMWPSTNREDVKSLIASIGGFRKFYADCFPLIVNKEVSEYHWNKYLEYPEEWTEAEYYGDMDEFETISPSDFVSIVDIRYKDKAICSKVLWGIPNANGFNGWFYNCPFRIDILTTYAARDDDGEGEVTLSVSDGLPPIFSMEKERKDGKLWKELRDGLRLSWIVVNKKMKQAANLASWSPLGGQRHWPTDKDFVIRFGSVLPAKDILPCQVVECILSMKFRVVHTEEEGVQTTLKLTELSMQLEDMEGAHVNGRNSLLILKEALSCHRSKNYSEVLESCHLYSKVQSELKEEKMRSESRNANGN; this comes from the exons ATGCAGGAATTCTTGGACGAATTAGATGGCCCTGTATTTGTTGGGGAGGCAGAGAAGTTGGAAATG AGGTCTATGGCTACATCAGTTGCATCAGTTGAGAGTACAGCATCATTGAGCACCGATCTCTTTTATGACATATTGAGGCGTCTCGATGGCCCAACTTTGGCTACTGCAGCATGTACTTGTGCTGCATTTTGTTCCATATCAAGAGAAGAGAGATTGTGGGAAAATGTATGTTCTTCTATGTGGCCTTCAACCAATAGGGAGGATGTCAAAAGTTTGATAGCTTCAATTGGTGGATTTAGAAAGTTCTATGCAGATTGTTTTCCTCTAATAGTTAACAAGGAAGTCAGCGAGTATCACTGGAATAAATATCTTGAGTACCCAGAAGAATGGACTGAAGCTGAATACTATGGTGATATGGAtgaatttgaaactatttcaCCATCAGATTTTGTTTCTATTGTAGATATCAGATATAAAGATAAAGCCATATGTTCAAAGGTTCTATGGGGCATCCCAAATGCTAATGGATTTAATGGTTGGTTTTATAACTGCCCATTTAGAATTGATATTCTGACCACCTATGCAGCTAGAGATGATGATGGTGAAGGTGAAGTAACCCTTTCGGTTTCTGATGGTCTTCCTCCAATTTTCTCCatggaaaaagagagaaaagatgGAAAGCTGTGGAAAGAGCTTCGTGATGGACTACGGCTCAGTTGGATTGTTgtaaacaaaaagatgaaGCAAGCTGCTAATCTAGCTAGCTGGAGCCCTCTTGGGGGCCAACGACATTGGCCAACAGACAAGGATTTTGTGATACGCTTTGGATCTGTTCTTCCTGCCAAAGATATTCTTCCATGTCAAGTGGTAGAATGCATACTAAGTATGAAGTTCAGAGTTGTTCATACTGAGGAGGAGGGTGTACAGACAACTCTCAAGTTGACTGAGCTGAGCATGCAGTTGGAAGACATGGAAGGTGCTCATGTTAATGGAAGAAACAGTTTGCTCATTCTCAAGGAGGCCTTGAGCTGCCATCGGAGCAAAAACTATAGTGAAGTTCTTGAGTCATGTCATTTATACTCAAAAGTTCAAAGCGAGTTAAAAGAGGAGAAGATGAGAAGTGAAAGCAG AAATGCAAATGGGAATTAA
- the LOC102620366 gene encoding F-box protein At2g27310-like isoform X2, giving the protein MQEFLDELDGPVFVGEAEKLEMRSMATSVASVESTASLSTDLFYDILRRLDGPTLATAACTCAAFCSISREERLWENVCSSMWPSTNREDVKSLIASIGGFRKFYADCFPLIVNKEVSEYHWNKYLEYPEEWTEAEYYGDMDEFETISPSDFVSIVDIRYKDKAICSKVLWGIPNANGFNGWFYNCPFRIDILTTYAARDDDGEGEVTLSVSDGLPPIFSMEKERKDGKLWKELRDGLRLSWIVVNKKMKQAANLASWSPLGGQRHWPTDKDFVIRFGSVLPAKDILPCQVVECILSMKFRVVHTEEEGVQTTLKLTELSMQLEDMEGAHVNGRNSLLILKEALSCHRSKNYSEVLESCHLYSKVQSELKEEKMRSESSLLIRGCCRYASNKTAKAKG; this is encoded by the exons ATGCAGGAATTCTTGGACGAATTAGATGGCCCTGTATTTGTTGGGGAGGCAGAGAAGTTGGAAATG AGGTCTATGGCTACATCAGTTGCATCAGTTGAGAGTACAGCATCATTGAGCACCGATCTCTTTTATGACATATTGAGGCGTCTCGATGGCCCAACTTTGGCTACTGCAGCATGTACTTGTGCTGCATTTTGTTCCATATCAAGAGAAGAGAGATTGTGGGAAAATGTATGTTCTTCTATGTGGCCTTCAACCAATAGGGAGGATGTCAAAAGTTTGATAGCTTCAATTGGTGGATTTAGAAAGTTCTATGCAGATTGTTTTCCTCTAATAGTTAACAAGGAAGTCAGCGAGTATCACTGGAATAAATATCTTGAGTACCCAGAAGAATGGACTGAAGCTGAATACTATGGTGATATGGAtgaatttgaaactatttcaCCATCAGATTTTGTTTCTATTGTAGATATCAGATATAAAGATAAAGCCATATGTTCAAAGGTTCTATGGGGCATCCCAAATGCTAATGGATTTAATGGTTGGTTTTATAACTGCCCATTTAGAATTGATATTCTGACCACCTATGCAGCTAGAGATGATGATGGTGAAGGTGAAGTAACCCTTTCGGTTTCTGATGGTCTTCCTCCAATTTTCTCCatggaaaaagagagaaaagatgGAAAGCTGTGGAAAGAGCTTCGTGATGGACTACGGCTCAGTTGGATTGTTgtaaacaaaaagatgaaGCAAGCTGCTAATCTAGCTAGCTGGAGCCCTCTTGGGGGCCAACGACATTGGCCAACAGACAAGGATTTTGTGATACGCTTTGGATCTGTTCTTCCTGCCAAAGATATTCTTCCATGTCAAGTGGTAGAATGCATACTAAGTATGAAGTTCAGAGTTGTTCATACTGAGGAGGAGGGTGTACAGACAACTCTCAAGTTGACTGAGCTGAGCATGCAGTTGGAAGACATGGAAGGTGCTCATGTTAATGGAAGAAACAGTTTGCTCATTCTCAAGGAGGCCTTGAGCTGCCATCGGAGCAAAAACTATAGTGAAGTTCTTGAGTCATGTCATTTATACTCAAAAGTTCAAAGCGAGTTAAAAGAGGAGAAGATGAGAAGTGAAAGCAG CTTGTTGATAAGAGGATGTTGTAGATATGCATCAAACAAAACTGCTAAGGCAAAAGGATGA
- the LOC102620366 gene encoding F-box protein At2g27310-like isoform X5 → MATSVASVESTASLSTDLFYDILRRLDGPTLATAACTCAAFCSISREERLWENVCSSMWPSTNREDVKSLIASIGGFRKFYADCFPLIVNKEVSEYHWNKYLEYPEEWTEAEYYGDMDEFETISPSDFVSIVDIRYKDKAICSKVLWGIPNANGFNGWFYNCPFRIDILTTYAARDDDGEGEVTLSVSDGLPPIFSMEKERKDGKLWKELRDGLRLSWIVVNKKMKQAANLASWSPLGGQRHWPTDKDFVIRFGSVLPAKDILPCQVVECILSMKFRVVHTEEEGVQTTLKLTELSMQLEDMEGAHVNGRNSLLILKEALSCHRSKNYSEVLESCHLYSKVQSELKEEKMRSESRLDRLCILSGIAAFITFCYCIL, encoded by the coding sequence ATGGCTACATCAGTTGCATCAGTTGAGAGTACAGCATCATTGAGCACCGATCTCTTTTATGACATATTGAGGCGTCTCGATGGCCCAACTTTGGCTACTGCAGCATGTACTTGTGCTGCATTTTGTTCCATATCAAGAGAAGAGAGATTGTGGGAAAATGTATGTTCTTCTATGTGGCCTTCAACCAATAGGGAGGATGTCAAAAGTTTGATAGCTTCAATTGGTGGATTTAGAAAGTTCTATGCAGATTGTTTTCCTCTAATAGTTAACAAGGAAGTCAGCGAGTATCACTGGAATAAATATCTTGAGTACCCAGAAGAATGGACTGAAGCTGAATACTATGGTGATATGGAtgaatttgaaactatttcaCCATCAGATTTTGTTTCTATTGTAGATATCAGATATAAAGATAAAGCCATATGTTCAAAGGTTCTATGGGGCATCCCAAATGCTAATGGATTTAATGGTTGGTTTTATAACTGCCCATTTAGAATTGATATTCTGACCACCTATGCAGCTAGAGATGATGATGGTGAAGGTGAAGTAACCCTTTCGGTTTCTGATGGTCTTCCTCCAATTTTCTCCatggaaaaagagagaaaagatgGAAAGCTGTGGAAAGAGCTTCGTGATGGACTACGGCTCAGTTGGATTGTTgtaaacaaaaagatgaaGCAAGCTGCTAATCTAGCTAGCTGGAGCCCTCTTGGGGGCCAACGACATTGGCCAACAGACAAGGATTTTGTGATACGCTTTGGATCTGTTCTTCCTGCCAAAGATATTCTTCCATGTCAAGTGGTAGAATGCATACTAAGTATGAAGTTCAGAGTTGTTCATACTGAGGAGGAGGGTGTACAGACAACTCTCAAGTTGACTGAGCTGAGCATGCAGTTGGAAGACATGGAAGGTGCTCATGTTAATGGAAGAAACAGTTTGCTCATTCTCAAGGAGGCCTTGAGCTGCCATCGGAGCAAAAACTATAGTGAAGTTCTTGAGTCATGTCATTTATACTCAAAAGTTCAAAGCGAGTTAAAAGAGGAGAAGATGAGAAGTGAAAGCAGGTTAGACAGACTTTGTATCTTAAGTGGCATTGCAGCCTTCATTACTTTCTGTTACTGCATTTTGTAG
- the LOC102620366 gene encoding F-box protein At2g27310-like isoform X1, which yields MQEFLDELDGPVFVGEAEKLEMRSMATSVASVESTASLSTDLFYDILRRLDGPTLATAACTCAAFCSISREERLWENVCSSMWPSTNREDVKSLIASIGGFRKFYADCFPLIVNKEVSEYHWNKYLEYPEEWTEAEYYGDMDEFETISPSDFVSIVDIRYKDKAICSKVLWGIPNANGFNGWFYNCPFRIDILTTYAARDDDGEGEVTLSVSDGLPPIFSMEKERKDGKLWKELRDGLRLSWIVVNKKMKQAANLASWSPLGGQRHWPTDKDFVIRFGSVLPAKDILPCQVVECILSMKFRVVHTEEEGVQTTLKLTELSMQLEDMEGAHVNGRNSLLILKEALSCHRSKNYSEVLESCHLYSKVQSELKEEKMRSESRLDRLCILSGIAAFITFCYCIL from the exons ATGCAGGAATTCTTGGACGAATTAGATGGCCCTGTATTTGTTGGGGAGGCAGAGAAGTTGGAAATG AGGTCTATGGCTACATCAGTTGCATCAGTTGAGAGTACAGCATCATTGAGCACCGATCTCTTTTATGACATATTGAGGCGTCTCGATGGCCCAACTTTGGCTACTGCAGCATGTACTTGTGCTGCATTTTGTTCCATATCAAGAGAAGAGAGATTGTGGGAAAATGTATGTTCTTCTATGTGGCCTTCAACCAATAGGGAGGATGTCAAAAGTTTGATAGCTTCAATTGGTGGATTTAGAAAGTTCTATGCAGATTGTTTTCCTCTAATAGTTAACAAGGAAGTCAGCGAGTATCACTGGAATAAATATCTTGAGTACCCAGAAGAATGGACTGAAGCTGAATACTATGGTGATATGGAtgaatttgaaactatttcaCCATCAGATTTTGTTTCTATTGTAGATATCAGATATAAAGATAAAGCCATATGTTCAAAGGTTCTATGGGGCATCCCAAATGCTAATGGATTTAATGGTTGGTTTTATAACTGCCCATTTAGAATTGATATTCTGACCACCTATGCAGCTAGAGATGATGATGGTGAAGGTGAAGTAACCCTTTCGGTTTCTGATGGTCTTCCTCCAATTTTCTCCatggaaaaagagagaaaagatgGAAAGCTGTGGAAAGAGCTTCGTGATGGACTACGGCTCAGTTGGATTGTTgtaaacaaaaagatgaaGCAAGCTGCTAATCTAGCTAGCTGGAGCCCTCTTGGGGGCCAACGACATTGGCCAACAGACAAGGATTTTGTGATACGCTTTGGATCTGTTCTTCCTGCCAAAGATATTCTTCCATGTCAAGTGGTAGAATGCATACTAAGTATGAAGTTCAGAGTTGTTCATACTGAGGAGGAGGGTGTACAGACAACTCTCAAGTTGACTGAGCTGAGCATGCAGTTGGAAGACATGGAAGGTGCTCATGTTAATGGAAGAAACAGTTTGCTCATTCTCAAGGAGGCCTTGAGCTGCCATCGGAGCAAAAACTATAGTGAAGTTCTTGAGTCATGTCATTTATACTCAAAAGTTCAAAGCGAGTTAAAAGAGGAGAAGATGAGAAGTGAAAGCAGGTTAGACAGACTTTGTATCTTAAGTGGCATTGCAGCCTTCATTACTTTCTGTTACTGCATTTTGTAG